A single window of Colletotrichum destructivum chromosome 9, complete sequence DNA harbors:
- a CDS encoding Putative vacuolar segregation subunit 7 has translation MEKTPITTNGSSDASQSRLVHAGASVTPPSNTPTTTAEPQPRSKESSATTSLTPSPYNSRDTSPSRQPSKPTIAPKSSSTPGLRSRKSSHQDLTAVRTARSSSSIPGPPTSSRVLSAATTPTLLPNSQESFLKSINPQKAPLNIEVAQTRDSPRWPVSPRLRSPPPQLNKPQNPPAPRRGEQETPRINLTRASPSPQPDPLPSMSESETDDSQVTSGVRTPVTVNGSALETVQEVSLPNSPGQMDSTLEKVNEKLAQEAAASADNLTQTYNNRTVRLSRGSLQATETSDTATLRVRSQSSAPVATVTRQSSVLSNKQGKSKATGEGSSLIVETETVSSIPQVALAPASKLEAGTGTLKAKPSTETIRPKKEKKKTSRKQPTVNSGNASSKADIFEAKVASAVDEANTSDSEETFVYDSNPPDVGDRRRFHSRTPSATSMISQADRPGGMGMRSIHEALQGGGAAAVGLKKSMKFVNTFNSNGAETLGVDEDGKGSGRSVGPGSGRGTTRHHHHNHFGRWGRQPGSSHPSLFDNESLFPNAARSKLSGNTSRQSSGPPSPRVASSARGGSHALGKRSSIQMARYDAADDTTTTGADDERTPLISSTVRSARRSRRQPTNMRNLESQAYRQQPSYLNRFAACLVVTMMLLLVITGAIGFMFATSQPLTDIQLVSIKNVLSSDPELMFDLTVKAHNPNIVVVSIDQANLEIFAKSPHAGTDFDWWKRPHDGKEIDSEDPDMHVRDDPPDDPPDDDAAPNMRLGTITEFDSPLSFEGSFFNKGVSASTGTMRLHLPGNHSAGGSERWGRIIQDEFDLIIKGVVRYSLPLSQRVRSAPISGRTTVKPNSANDPSLRPNTTLPGEVPGLEP, from the exons ATGGAAAAGACACCCATCACCACGAACGGGTCCTCTGACGCAAGCCAGTCGCGATTAGTACACGCAGGGGCGTCTGTCACTCCTCCCTCCAACACTcctaccaccaccgccgaACCCCAGCCGCGCTCCAAGGAATCCTCGGCCACCACATCCTTAACACCATCGCCGTACAACTCCCGCGACACTTCGCCCTCAAGACAGCCCTCAAAGCCCACGATTGCACCTAAGTCGTCCTCTACCCCCGGGCTGAGGTCGCGCAAGAGCAGTCATCAGGACTTGACCGCAGTCCGGACGGCCaggtccagcagcagcataCCAGGCCCGCCGACATCTTCAAGGGTTCTTTCCGCAGCCACCACTCCTACCCTCCTTCCAAACTCGCAAGAATCCTTTCTTAAATCCATCAACCCCCAAAAGGCGCCTCTCAACATCGAGGTGGCCCAAACGAGAGATAGTCCTCGCTGGCCGGTGTCACCTCGCTTGcgctcgcctcctccgcagCTTAACAAGCCTCAAAACCCGCCCGCGCCACGCCGGGGCGAGCAAGAGACGCCGAGGATCAACCTTACGAGagcctctccttctcctcaacCAGATCCCCTCCCTTCCATGTCCGAGAGCGAGACGGACGATTCGCAAGTCACCTCTGGTGTGAGAACACCGGTTACCGTAAACGGATCGGCTTTAGAAACAGTGCAGGAAGTCAGCTTGCCGAACTCACCAGGACAGATGGACTCCACGTTGGAAAAGGTCAACGAGAAGTTGGCCCAAGAGGCGGCAGCTAGCGCCGACAACCTCACCCAAACATACAACAACCGGACAGTTCGGCTCAGCAGAGGCTCCCTTCAAGCTACCGAGACGAGCGATACCGCAACGCTAAGAGTGCGATCCCAGAGCTCTGCACCGGTAGCAACTGTGACGCGGCAGTCCAGCGTGCTGTCAAACAAGCAGGGGAAAAGCAAGGCGACGGGAGAAGGATCCTCCCTCATCGTTGAGACGGAAACAGTATCCTCCATTCCCCAGGTGGCACTGGCGCCCGCTTCTAAGTTGGAAGCTGGGACCGGCACACTCAAGGCAAAGCCTAGCACCGAGACAATTCGACccaagaaggaaaaaaagaagaccAGCCGGAAGCAACCGACTGTTAACTCTGGCAATG CTTCCTCTAAAGCAGACATCTTTGAGGCCAAAGTGGCTAGCGCAGTTGATGAGGCCAACACCTCGGACTCGGAAGAGACTTTCGTTTATGATTCCAACCCCCCTGATGTAGGGGATAGGCGCCGGTTTCACTCCCGAACCCCAAGTGCCACTTCAATGATAAGCCAGGCGGACAGGCCTGGTGGCATGGGCATGCGCTCGATCCACGAAGCTTTAcagggcggcggtgccgcAGCGGTTGGCCTCAAGAAGAGCATGAAATTCGTCAATACTTTCAACAGCAACGGAGCTGAGACcctgggcgtcgacgaagaTGGCAAAGGCAGCGGCAGAAGCGTTGGGCCTGGCTCGGGCCGAGGCACCACGAGGCACCATCACCACAATCATTTTGGACGGTGGGGACGACAGCCTGGTAGCTCacatccctctctcttcgaTAACGAGTCGCTGTTCCCCAATGCTGCACGATCGAAGCTATCGGGAAACACCTCAAGGCAGTCGTCCGGCCCTCCTAGTCCTAGGGTCGCCAGTTCTGCCAGAGGTGGCTCGCATGCTCTCGGAAAGCGATCTTCGATACAGATGGCTCGTTACGACGCAGCCGATGACACCACAACTACTGGGGCAGACGACGAGCGTACCCCGCTGATATCATCCACCGTTCGATCTGCGcgaagaagccggcgtcAACCCACCAACATGCGGAACCTCGAATCGCAGGCATACAGGCAACAACCGTCTTATTTGAACCGGTTTGCCGCCTGTTTAGTGGTGACAATGATGCTACTCCTCGTCATTACCGGCGCTATTGGCTTTATGTTCGCCACGTCACAACCGCTCACGGATATTCAGCTGGTTTCCATCAAGAACGTCCTATCTAGTGATCCGGAACTCATGTTTGATTTGACGGTCAAAGCTCATAACCCCAACATCGTAGTGGTGTCGATCGATCAGGCGAATCTTGAAATATTCGCCAAGTCACCTCACGCCGGAACGGACTTTGACTGGTGGAAGCGGCCACATGACGGGAAGGAAATCGATTCCGAGGACCCAGACATGCATGTCCGGGATGATCCTCCTGACGACCCGCCAGACGATGATGCTGCGCCAAACATGCGCCTGGGTACCATCACCGAGTTTGACAGCCCATTATCTTTTGAAGGATCCTTCTTTAATAAGGGTGTTTCAGCATCGACAGGCACCATGAGGCTCCATCTCCCAGGTAACCATTCTGCCGGGGGCTCGGAGCGCTGGGGCCGGATTATTCAGGATGAGTTCGATTTGATCATCAAAGGCGTTGTTCGTTACTCCCTACCTTTGAGTCAGCGGGTACGAAGTGCACCGATATCTGGAAGAACGACAGTCAAGCCCAATTCTGCCAACGATCCATCCCTTCGACCAAACACGACTTTGCCCGGTGAGGTACCGGGTCTCGAACCGTAG
- a CDS encoding Putative ribosomal protein eL8/eL30/eS12/Gadd45 gives MAPVKKSKKDQNSINSKLALVIKSGKVTLGYKSTLKSLRTGKAKLILIAGNTPPLRKSELEYYAMLAKTPVHHFSGTNIEMGTALGKIFRCGTMAVLDAGDSDILSDQVA, from the exons ATGGCCCCCGTtaagaagagcaagaaggaCCA gaactCCATCAACTCCAAGCTTGCCTTG GTCATCAAGTCTGGAAAGGTCACTCTTGGCTACAA GTCCACGCTGAAGTCTCTGCGCACCGGCAAGGCCAA gctcatcctcatcgcTGGCAACACCCCTCCTCTTCGCAAGTCCGAATTGGAGTACTACGCCATGTTGGCCAAGACGCCCGTCCATCACTTCAGCGGCACCAAC ATTGAGATGGGTACGGCTCTGGGAAAGATCTTCAGATGCGGCACCATGGcggtcctcgacgccggtgaCTCTGACATTCTCAGCGATCAGGTCGCCTAA
- a CDS encoding Putative large ribosomal subunit protein uL16, whose translation MARRPARCYRYCKNKPYPKSRFNRGVPDPKIRIFDLGRKKATVDDFPLCIHMVSNEYEQLSSEALEAARICANKYFVKTAGKESFHLRVRAHPFHVVRINKMLSCAGADRLQTGMRGAWGKPNGTVARVNIGQIIMSVRTRDSNKAVALEALRRSQYKFPGRQKIIISKNWGFTPLRREEYLEKKAAGRVKVDGAYVQFLANHGSLEQNMKRFPDAFASEA comes from the exons ATGGCCCGTCGTCCCGCTCGTTGCTACCGGTACTGCAAGAACAAG CCGTACCCCAAGTCCCGTTTCAACCGTGGTGTCCCCGACCCCAAGATTCGCATCTTCGATCTTGGCCGCAAGAAGGCTACCGTCGATGACTTCCCTCTCTGCATCCACATGGTCTCGAACGAGTACGAGCAGCTGAGCTCCGAGGCTCTTGAGGCCGCCCGTATTTGCGCCAACAAGTACTTCGTCAAGACCGCCGGAAAGGAGTCGTTCCACCTTCGCGTCCGCGCCCACCCCTTCCACGTCGTCCGTATCAACAAGATGTTGTCTTGCGCCGGTGCCGATAGACTTCAGACTGGTATGCGTGGTGCCTGGGGTAAGCCCAATGGCACTGTCGCCCGTGTCAACATTGGCCAGATTATCATGAGCGTTCGCACTCGTGACTCCA ACAAGGCCGTCGCTCTCGAGGCTCTTCGCCGCTCCCAGTACAAGTTCCCCGGTCGCCAGAAAatcatcatctccaagaacTGGGGCTTCacccccctccgccgcgaGGAGtacctcgagaagaaggctgctGGCCGCGTCAAGGTTGACGGTGCTTACGTCCAGTTCCTTGCCAACCACGGCTCTCTCGAGCAAAACATGAAGCGCTTCCCCGACGCCTTTGCCTCCGAGGCTTAA
- a CDS encoding Putative Thioredoxin domain-containing protein — MPVITTKESASAVADALKAEASEAKPAYLVVYASHRNGRSWCGDCTAAEPYIEKKFGGDENTVRVVYAGLPEEWRTKENPWRQAPFNVTNLPTLIKVSGEKKWEKLVEADVYDQKKLDAFVGGNSRL, encoded by the exons ATGCCTgtcatcaccaccaaggaGTCCGCctcagccgtcgccgacgctcTCAAGGCTGAGGCCAGCGAGGCCAAGCCGGCGTACCTCGTCGTCTACGCCTCGCACCGTAACGGACGCTCGTGGTGCGGCGATTGcacggcggccgagccaTACATTGAGAAAAAgtttggcggcgacgagaacaCCGTTCGGGTCGTCTATGCGGGCTTGCCCGAGGA GTGGAGGACGAAAGAGAACCCGTGGAGACAGGCGCCGTTCAACGTCACGAACCTGCCCACCCTGATCAAAGTTTCTGGCGAGAAG AAGTGGGAAAAGCTTGTTGAGGCGGATGTCTACGACCAGAAGAAACTCGAcgccttcgtcggcggcaacaGCCGCCTGTGA